The genome window TCTCGGGCATCTTCTCGCCCACCGAGGCCGGGGCGCTCGGCGCCTGCGCCGCCCTCGTCATCGCTGCCCTGCGCCGCAAGCTCACCCGCGCCGCGATGTTCGAGGCGGTGTCGCAGGCCGTGGTCTCCACCGCGTCGATCTTCATCATCCTGATCGGCTCGCTGTTCTTCACCCGCTTCCTCGCGCTCTCCGGCTTTCCGCGCGCCTTCTCCGACGCGATCCTCTCGGTCAGCACCGAAACCTGGTGGATCCTCTTCGCCGTCACCGTGATCTTCCTCGTGCTCGGCATGCTGATCGACAGCATCGGCCTGCTGCTGCTGACCCTGCCGATCCTCGTGCCGCTGGTGAACGAGGCGGGCATCAACCCGGTCTGGTTCGGCATCATCGTCATCAAGCTGCTGGAAATCGGCCTCATCACCCCGCCGATCGGGCTGAACGTCTACATGATCAACGGCGCGCTCAACAACCGCGTGACCCTGCCCGAGATCTTCCGCGGCATCACATGGTTCCTCGCGATGGACATGCTGACGCTGGTGATCCTCATCGCCTTCCCGATCCTGACGCTCTGGTTGCCGTCGCTCGCGTATTGATTGCATTGTAACGCCTCGGCACGAGGAGGAGGAGGACGCGGCATGACGGCAGCCCGGAAAACCCGGCAACGCGGCGAACGGCCCGCGCAGGCCCGCAGCATCGCCACCCGCGACAAGCTGGTGCGGGCCGCGCTCGATGTGATCCTCGAAAAGGGCTACAACTCCGCCTCCACCACCGATTTTTCCGAGGCCGCCGGGGTGTCGCGCGGGGCGCTGCTGCACCACTTTCCCACCCGCTCCGCCATCATCATCGCCGCCATGGAGCTGCTGCTGGAGGAGGCCACCGCAGAGATCCGCGAGGTCGCCGCCAAGGTCGCGCTCACCGAGGTCAGCCTTGGCGACTTCATCGAATTTCTCTGGGAGATGTTCTCGGGCCGGGTCTTCTACCTCTCGCTGGAGTTCATCAACGAGGCCCGCACCGACGCCGACCTGCGGGCCGGGATGATGCCGGTGGTCAAGGATTTTCACGCCGCGCTCGACAGCATCTGGATCGAGTTCGAGCGTCAGGCCGAGGGCCAGCCGCAGGCCCGTCTGGTGGCGCTCAACATGACCGTCTGCCTCGTGCGCGGCATGGGGGTGCAGACCGTGCTCAAGGACGATCCCGCCTATTTCCGCTCGATGATCGAAACCTGGAAGGTCATCCTGCCCCAGCTTCTGGCCGACGGGCCGGAGGGGGTGGCGCGCCTCGACGGCTCGGGTGCCGCCGGGGTGGCAGGGCAGGGCGCCTGAACGCCCCCACCCGTCGTATTTCCGGTTTGGTCTTCCCGGTACTGCGGGCTCAGCCCTGCGTCACCTGCGGCTCCGCCGACAGATCCACGCCGCCGTTCTCCGCCGCCGGGTAAAGCACCACCTTCGCGTTCATCGGGGTGCGCCGGTAGAGGTGCACGATCTGGTTGTTCACCAGCCGCGCGCAGCCGTTGGAAACCCGCTTGCCGATGGTGCGCGGATCGTTGGTGCCATGGATGCGCAGGAAGGTATCGCCGATCTGCGGCTTGAACAGGTAGAGCGCCCGCGCGCCCAGCGGGTTGGCCGGACCACCGGGCATCCCGTCCTCGAATTTCTTGTACTGCTCGGGCGAACGCTCGATCATGTCGGGCGTCGGGGTCCATGCCGGCCACTGCTTGCGCGCGCCGACAAAGAAGGTGCCGGGCTCATACAGGCCGGGGCGGCCGATGCCGCAGGTGTAGCGAATGGCACGTCCGCTGCCGAGGGTGAGGAACAGCGCAAAGCGGCTCGGGCTCACGTGAATTTCCTGAGCCGGCAACTCTTCGGAAACATTGACATAATGCGGCAGCAGGTTGATCGGCAGCCCGTAGGGCTTCAGGGTTTCGTCAAAGGCAAGGGCAGGGGCCCCGGCCACAAAGCCGGCACCCAGCGCAGCGCTGCCTGCCAGAAAGTCTCTTCTCTTCATATCACTCGAACCTTGGGCAATTTTGGGCGAACATGCCCAAAACACCGCAGAAACCCAAGCCCTTTGTGCGCTTTCTCACGCTGTCGTAACTGCTTGTGCTGCAAATCGGCTCACCCCGCGGGCGCGTATTGCCGCCTCAGCGTCAGTTTCGAAACCTTGCCCGTCGCGGTCAGCGGCAGGTCTTCGACGAAGAGGATGTCATCGGGAAGCTGCCACTTGGCAAAATGCGGCGCCAGCATCTCGCGCAGCGCCTCCGCCTCCGGCGCCTCGCCCTTGGGCACCACCACCAGCATCGGCCGTTCGCCCCATTTCTCGCTCGGCACGGCAATCGCGGCGCAATTGGCCACATCCGGGTGGCCCATCACCACATTCTCCATGTCGATCGAGCTGATCCACTCGCCGCCCGACTTGATGAGGTCTTTCGTCCGGTCGGTGATCGAGAGCGTCCCATCCGGCGTGATCCGGGCAATGTCGCCGGTGCCGAACCAGCCCTCGCCGTCAATCGCCTCGGCACTGGCCTCAGGGTTGTTGTAATACCCCGCCGCAATGGTGTTGCCCCGCACGAAAAGCTCGCCCTCCGCCTTGCCGTCCTGCGGCTGGGCGCTGCCATCCTCCCCGATGATCTTCATCTCCACGCCAAAGGCCCGCCGCCCCTGCTTCTGCTTCACGTCGAGCCTGTCGGCGAGCGGCGCATCCGCCATCGACGGGGGCAGGTTGCCCACCGTGCCGATCGGGCTCATCTCGGTCATGCCCCAGGCGTGGCACACATCGACGCCCCGGCTCTCGAAGGCCTCGATCATCGCCCGCGGCGCCGCCGAGCCGCCCACCACGAGGTGCCCGAACCCCTCCGTCAGCCGCCCCTGCGCCGCAATCTCCTTCTGCAACCCGAGCCAGACCGTCGGCACGCCCCAGGCCGAAAAGACCTTCTCCGCGTCCATCAGCGCAAACAGCGAAGGCCCGTCCAGCCCCGGCCCCGGCATCACCAGCGACGCCCCGGTGAGCGGGGCGGAATAGGGCAGGCCCCAGGCGTTCACATGAAACAGCGGCACCACCGGCAGGATCCGGCTGCCTTCGCGCAGCACCTTGGGCAGGCTGATCGCGGTGCAGAGCGCGTGCAGCACCGTCGAGCGGTGCGAATAGAGCGTGCCCTTGGGGTTGCCGGTGGTGCCCGAGGTGTAGCAGAGCGCAGCGGCGGTGGTCTCGTCGAACTCCGGCCAGTCGTAGCACTCCGGCTGCCCCGCCAGCATTGCCTCGTAATTCAGCAGCTCCACCTTGCTCTCTGGCTGCCTGTCTTCATCCACCATCGCCACATAGCGCAGCGCGGGCGGAAACTGCCCGCTCAGCCCCTCGATGATCGGCAAAAAGGTGGTGTCGAAAAACAGCAGGCTGTCCTCGGCATGACCCACGATATAGGCCATCTGCTCCGCCGAAAGGCGCGGGTTGATCGTGTGGCACACCGCCCCGATCCCGCTGATCGCGTAGTAAAGCTCGAAATGCCGGTAGCCGTTCCACGCCAGCGTCGCCACCCGGTCGCCGGGCTTCACCCCCGCCGCGATGAGCCCATGGGCAAGC of Oceanicola sp. 502str15 contains these proteins:
- a CDS encoding TetR/AcrR family transcriptional regulator, which codes for MTAARKTRQRGERPAQARSIATRDKLVRAALDVILEKGYNSASTTDFSEAAGVSRGALLHHFPTRSAIIIAAMELLLEEATAEIREVAAKVALTEVSLGDFIEFLWEMFSGRVFYLSLEFINEARTDADLRAGMMPVVKDFHAALDSIWIEFERQAEGQPQARLVALNMTVCLVRGMGVQTVLKDDPAYFRSMIETWKVILPQLLADGPEGVARLDGSGAAGVAGQGA
- a CDS encoding L,D-transpeptidase family protein translates to MKRRDFLAGSAALGAGFVAGAPALAFDETLKPYGLPINLLPHYVNVSEELPAQEIHVSPSRFALFLTLGSGRAIRYTCGIGRPGLYEPGTFFVGARKQWPAWTPTPDMIERSPEQYKKFEDGMPGGPANPLGARALYLFKPQIGDTFLRIHGTNDPRTIGKRVSNGCARLVNNQIVHLYRRTPMNAKVVLYPAAENGGVDLSAEPQVTQG
- a CDS encoding long-chain fatty acid--CoA ligase, translating into MEGLMMHRPLRIADILTHAAQVYPGEGLVSARTEGDIHRQSYAQTAARVAQLAHGLIAAGVKPGDRVATLAWNGYRHFELYYAISGIGAVCHTINPRLSAEQMAYIVGHAEDSLLFFDTTFLPIIEGLSGQFPPALRYVAMVDEDRQPESKVELLNYEAMLAGQPECYDWPEFDETTAAALCYTSGTTGNPKGTLYSHRSTVLHALCTAISLPKVLREGSRILPVVPLFHVNAWGLPYSAPLTGASLVMPGPGLDGPSLFALMDAEKVFSAWGVPTVWLGLQKEIAAQGRLTEGFGHLVVGGSAAPRAMIEAFESRGVDVCHAWGMTEMSPIGTVGNLPPSMADAPLADRLDVKQKQGRRAFGVEMKIIGEDGSAQPQDGKAEGELFVRGNTIAAGYYNNPEASAEAIDGEGWFGTGDIARITPDGTLSITDRTKDLIKSGGEWISSIDMENVVMGHPDVANCAAIAVPSEKWGERPMLVVVPKGEAPEAEALREMLAPHFAKWQLPDDILFVEDLPLTATGKVSKLTLRRQYAPAG